From Sphingobacteriales bacterium:
ACCAGTGCAGCAATAATCAACAGAATGGCAAAAAATGTTAACATTTTATTCGTCTATTTTATTTTCAAGGTTATTTATCAGGAGTGCAAAGTAATTACTTTTTTCAGGATAAATCAAACTTAATTTCCTGTAAATATTTATGGCCTTATCATATTTTTTAAGCCTTGTATAAATACCCGCAAGGGTCTCAGAAACAAACTCCTCTTCCTCAATGATGCTTTTGGCGGCTTTTTCAGAAGCATTGTAAAATTCAGCTTTCGGGCGTGTGATCTGTGGTTTTTGTTCCAGAAACTTATCTATCAGTTCGGTACTTTGTTTTTTAACAGGCGACTGAGCAATCTTCACTTCTAAATTTTCTTCAGGATCATAGGCAGTATTAAACTTTTGTGTAATTAAACTGTAGAGATTTGCCCGCTCTCCGGCATAAACAGCCGTTATCATCAGCAATTCTTTTGAAAATATACCCTCCTGCTGGTTTCTGGCTATCAGATACAGTATCCTTGCTGACTGAAAATAAGGGTAAGCATTCAGGCATTCTTCCAGCGCTTCAGCATCCGGATTTTTCATCAATGCAAATGGATTTTCAAGATAATGTTTAATTTTCCCCTGGTCCATGAATAACTACCAGTTATTAATTGCCCTGTTAAAAATATCCTGTATGATTGCATCGCTGAGTTCGTCAATCAGCTGGCTCTCAATTGAAGAAAGATCAAGATTACTGTCAAAATCGATGTATTGTGAAAACGAAATGTCGAAATTCTGATCAGGTGTAACACTGTTTTCAAAAACTACCCTGACGGTTACCGTCAGGCGGGTTGCGGCTGCCTTGTCGCTACTGGTAACGCTGGCTGGTCCTGTACGGTAAGACGTAATGAACCCCTTGAAA
This genomic window contains:
- a CDS encoding LptE family protein, with amino-acid sequence MNFIPVVSLILVSSFQSCKIYSFKGSTLSPDIKTFTVEPFVNQASIVVPSLANTFTEKLKEKIIRELNLSHTDQDGQIIFKGFITSYRTGPASVTSSDKAAATRLTVTVRVVFENSVTPDQNFDISFSQYIDFDSNLDLSSIESQLIDELSDAIIQDIFNRAINNW